Sequence from the Xenorhabdus nematophila ATCC 19061 genome:
ATTGGGCATGAAGGTCGCTTTGGCGGAAAAGTACTCAGCATATTAAATGAAGGAGATCAGACCCGGTTGGAAATTTCTGCCATGTCACTGGCAAGCAATGCAGCTCCGCGTTTGAATACAACATCCTTTGGGCGAATTTATGCCTATGTCAATCATTTTTTAGAACCGAGCGATTTTAAAGATCGTTATATAACGGTTGTCGGCCGGATTAGTGGCATTGAAAAGGGAAAAGTAGGTAACAGCCCGTATAATTATGTTGTGATGAATGTTTCAGGGTTGAAGCGTTGGCATGAATCTCAGAGAGTTTTTTTTCCTCCAAGTGCAGGTATTGAACCGTGGGGGTATTATGGTAATCCTTATACTCTGGATTGGCGGGGTTATTCTTCCTTTCAGCCTGCGTCAGTTGAAACCATTTTAACTGAGTAAATTCTTCCGGCAGCTAAATTGGTAAAGATAATTCAGGTAGCCTCGTGATTGACGAGGCTATTTTATATACAAAATCATATCTTAAATTTATCCTTAATACTTATCTTTTATTGAAGAGTTATTATTATAACCATTTGGAATAATAGAGATGGTTTAAGTCAAAAACTAGTAAATCAATGTATAATCAATGAATTATAAATAAAAAAGTTTATTAATTAGTTAACTTATTGATAAATAATATGAAAACTTACAGGCGGCTAAAGCTGCCTTATTTTTTGCCATAATTAATTATATTAATTTAGTGATGTATATCGCCAACCTGAACATTGTTGCTTTTCAAACTGGTACGCTGAGTTAATAATTTGTTAAATATACAGTTCTGGTTTGTTTTATGGTCAGTGGTTACACCGCAATTAGATTTCAGGAGTATTCAATTTGGAAAAAGTCTGGCTAAAACATTATCCGGCAGATGTTCCGGCAGAAATCGATCCCGACTGTTATTCGTCGTTGATTGAAATGTTCGAAAATGCCGTGGCGCATTATGCCGATCAAGTCGCATTTATCAATATGGGCGAGGTGATGACTTTCCGTAAATTGGAAGAGCGTAGCCGCGCCTTTGCCGCCTATCTACAGAATGGATTGGGGCTAAAGAAAGGGGATCGCGTGGCATTGATGATGCCAAATCTATTGCAATATCCCGTAGCATTGTTCGGTATTCTGCGAGCAGGAATGATAGTGGTGAATGTCAACCCGCTCTATACTCCACGTGAATTGGAGCATCAGCTGAATGACAGTGGCACAACCGCTATTGTGATTGTTTCTAACTTCGCCCATACCTTAGAAAAGATTGTTTTTAACACGAAAGTCAAGCATGTGATTTTGACTCGTATGGGAGACCAGCTTTCCCGCCCGAAAGGAACACTTGTCGACTTCGTTGTTAAATATGTTAAACGACTCGTCCCTAAATACCACTTGCCCGATGCCATTTCATTCCGTAGTGCTATGCATAAAGGCTACCGTATGCAGTATGTCAGACCGGATGTGAAAAGTGAGGATTTGGCATTTCTTCAATATACAGGCGGAACGACGGGGGTAGCAAAAGGCGCAATGCTGACTCATCGTAATATGCTGGCAAACCTTGAACAGGTTAAAGGCAATTACTCTCCTTTGCTGAAGCAAGGTGAAGAGTTAGTGGTGACTGCATTGCCGTTGTACCACATCTTTGCTTTGACAATAAACTGCTTGTTTTTCATTGAGTTGGGCGGGAAAAACTTGTTGATTACTAACCCTCGCGATGTCAACGGAACGGTCAAAGAACTTTCGCGTTATCGTTTCACTGCACTTTCAGGTGTTAACACGCTGTTTAATGCCTGGTTGAATAACCCAGAATTTCAAAAAGTGGATTTCTCTTCATTACGCTTATCTGTTGGTGGCGGTATGGCCGTACAAAGAGTAGTAGCCGAAAAATGGGAAAATCTGACGGGTTGCCACTTGCTGGAAGGCTATGGGCTGACAGAATGCGCGCCTTTGGTTTCAGCCAATCCTTATAATTTAGCGCATTATAGTGGCAGCATCGGCTTTCCTGTTGCCTCAACAGAAGTAAAATTGGTGGGGGATGATGGCAATGAAGTCCCGTCAGGGAAAGCGGGTGAAATGTGGGTGAGTGGGCCACAGGTGATGAAAGGCTATTGGAACCGTCCTGATGCGACTGCCGAAATTTTGAAAGATGGCTGGCTGGCGACAGGGGATATTGCCAATATAGATGAAAAAGGTTTCTTCCATATCGTTGACCGGAAAAAAGATATGATCCTGGTTTCTGGTTTTAATGTCTATCCAAATGAAATTGAGGAAGTTTTATCTTCTCATGCAAAAGTATTGGAATCGGCTGCTATAGGTGCTCCGAGTGAAAACACAGGAGAGGCAGTCAAAGTCTTTGTGGTTCGCAAAGATCCCAGCTTAACGGAGGATGAACTGAAAACACATTGCCGTCGATATTTGACGGGATACAAAGTGCCGAAAATCATTGAATTCCGTGATGAGTTGCCAAAATCCAACGTAGGTAAAATTCTTCGCAAAGAACTGCGTAACGAAGAATCAGCTAAAGCGGATAATAAAACGATAAATTAATCATGTTTATCTCTATATCCACTTGACTTTAAGCTGTTAAGTTGAGAAATCAAAAATAGTCAATTAAAAAAATGGGTATAGAGAGAATACAATGTCTGAAGATTGCTGCCACATTGACAACGTTGGTTTTTGCCGGCGTTGTTGTATATCTATGGATATGCCTGGCGCTCTGTTAACGCGCAGAAAGCTGCTTTTCACGCTACTGACTCTTGTGTGGTAAGTGTAAAGCATGTCTAATACTATAGAAACAGCTCTGGGTAAAAGAAGTTTAGAGATTTTCATTGTTGGTACATAACAGTGTATATTGTTATATTTTTTTAGTATTTATGGCTATGCAAGATAATGTATTTAAAGGATATTTTATTGTTAAATTGTAATTATCAGTTGGTTACTACTGATGCTCAATTGCAGTCAGTTTGTGAGCAGGCAAAAAAACATGCAAGAATTGCATTAGATACCGAATTTGTACGTACAAGGACGTACTATCCTCAATTAGGTTTAATACAACTATTTGATGGTGAACAGCTTTCTTTGATTGATCCCCTCGAAATTTCACAATGGCAACCCCTTAAAGCGTTGTTGGTTGATCCTGACGTATTGAAACTTATCCATGCTGGTAGTGAAGATCTGGAAGTTTTTGGCAATAGCTTCCAATGTTTGCCAACACCGATGATTGATACTCAGGTATTAGCTGCATTTATTGGTCATCCTATATCATGTGGTTTTGCGACGTTGGTTGCTGAATATCTGCATGTGGAATTGGATAAGAGTGAATCCCGTACAGATTGGTTAGCGCGTCCGTTGAGCAGAAAACAATGTGAATATGCTGCGGCTGATGTTTATTACTTATTGCCACTCGCCGATATTTTGTTGAAAAAAACCGAGCAGGCAGGATACTTTGATGCGGCAAAAGATGAAAGTGATTTGATTGCCCAGCGCCGCAAAGAAATAGTCGTTCCGGAATGTGCTTATAAAGATATTGGTAACGCATGGCAGTTGCGCCCAAAGCAATTAGCTTGCTTGAAAAAATTGGCGGCGTGGCGATTAAATCAGGCTCGGGAGCGTGATCTGGCGGTGAATTTTGTCATCCGTGAAGAAAATTTATGGCAGGTTGCCCGCTATATGCCGACTTCTCTGGGAGAATTAGATGCTTTGGGGCTGAGCGGGCAGGAAATTCGTTGTCATGGTCGCCGTTTGTTGGCGATGGTTGCGGAAAGTCGAAATATTCCGGAAGAAGAATATCCGGCTCAAGTGGTGAATTTGATTGACTATCCGGATTATCGCAAAGTTTTCAAAGAAATTAAGTCATTGATCACTCAGGTAAGTGAGCCTCATCTTTTCAATGCAGAATTGCTGGCTTCTCGCCGGCAGATTAATCAACTGCTCTATTGGCATTGGAAACTAAAAGCGTTGGGACACCAACCTGAGTTGCTCAGGGGCTGGCGTGGTGAGTTGCTGGATGAACCTATTTCTGAAATATTGGCAAACTATTCTGAACAATAAATTGGGTTAAATTTAATTCCCTGCCTGTTTGCCAGGCAGGGAGAATAGGCGGATTATGGCGTTGTTTTTGATGTTTTTTCTGCTATTTCAGCAGCCGTATCATTTTCATCTTCACTGACAGTAAACCACGGATAATATTGTACCCGCCGCAACCAGTCTTTGGCGGTTTTAACCGATATTTCCCGCCCAACCGGATCATAATAATGCGTATCGGCATAAGCGTTCTTGCGGGTACTGTCATCAGTGACGTAACGCCAATCATCCAGATAATAAGGTTGATAGGAACGTATTACTTGCCCTTTGTTATCATATTCAGTGCGTCCGGTTACCGCCCAACGATATTTTGTTTTTTCCAGTTTAGCAATAAGCTTGCCATCCGATGTGCGTTGCCATGCTTCTCCTTCTTCATGTCTCATTGCGGATTGTAACGGGCGGCCAAAGCCATCACTGAATATAACTTGTTGGTGAATTTGCTGTCTGGAATCAGAATCATAACGATCAGTGATCAATGTCAGGCTGTGTGGCGGCAAACGAGAAAGCTGGTTTAACTGCGCTTTCAGAATGGTGTGATTGAGTTGTTTCTCAATCCAGCGGTGTAAAGAGAGAGTACGGATATAACCATCTTCAGTTGAAATTGTTTGCTTATCCAGAGCTTGCCAGTCAGAGGAATTTAGCAGCGAAGTCACTTTTTTGTTTTTTAGTGAAAGCATCCAGCTTGCAGGGTAATAAAGCTGGTAGTTGGCAACGGGTAAAGGCTTACCTTGCACA
This genomic interval carries:
- the rnd gene encoding ribonuclease D is translated as MYLKDILLLNCNYQLVTTDAQLQSVCEQAKKHARIALDTEFVRTRTYYPQLGLIQLFDGEQLSLIDPLEISQWQPLKALLVDPDVLKLIHAGSEDLEVFGNSFQCLPTPMIDTQVLAAFIGHPISCGFATLVAEYLHVELDKSESRTDWLARPLSRKQCEYAAADVYYLLPLADILLKKTEQAGYFDAAKDESDLIAQRRKEIVVPECAYKDIGNAWQLRPKQLACLKKLAAWRLNQARERDLAVNFVIREENLWQVARYMPTSLGELDALGLSGQEIRCHGRRLLAMVAESRNIPEEEYPAQVVNLIDYPDYRKVFKEIKSLITQVSEPHLFNAELLASRRQINQLLYWHWKLKALGHQPELLRGWRGELLDEPISEILANYSEQ
- a CDS encoding Slp family lipoprotein, which codes for MLNGTYYRSVLKAVVLSGMMILAGCVSVPDAIKGSTKTPVENLFSVKNAPELYIGHEGRFGGKVLSILNEGDQTRLEISAMSLASNAAPRLNTTSFGRIYAYVNHFLEPSDFKDRYITVVGRISGIEKGKVGNSPYNYVVMNVSGLKRWHESQRVFFPPSAGIEPWGYYGNPYTLDWRGYSSFQPASVETILTE
- the fadD gene encoding long-chain-fatty-acid--CoA ligase FadD, translated to MEKVWLKHYPADVPAEIDPDCYSSLIEMFENAVAHYADQVAFINMGEVMTFRKLEERSRAFAAYLQNGLGLKKGDRVALMMPNLLQYPVALFGILRAGMIVVNVNPLYTPRELEHQLNDSGTTAIVIVSNFAHTLEKIVFNTKVKHVILTRMGDQLSRPKGTLVDFVVKYVKRLVPKYHLPDAISFRSAMHKGYRMQYVRPDVKSEDLAFLQYTGGTTGVAKGAMLTHRNMLANLEQVKGNYSPLLKQGEELVVTALPLYHIFALTINCLFFIELGGKNLLITNPRDVNGTVKELSRYRFTALSGVNTLFNAWLNNPEFQKVDFSSLRLSVGGGMAVQRVVAEKWENLTGCHLLEGYGLTECAPLVSANPYNLAHYSGSIGFPVASTEVKLVGDDGNEVPSGKAGEMWVSGPQVMKGYWNRPDATAEILKDGWLATGDIANIDEKGFFHIVDRKKDMILVSGFNVYPNEIEEVLSSHAKVLESAAIGAPSENTGEAVKVFVVRKDPSLTEDELKTHCRRYLTGYKVPKIIEFRDELPKSNVGKILRKELRNEESAKADNKTIN